Proteins from a single region of Pirellulales bacterium:
- a CDS encoding ABC transporter permease, producing the protein MLSYVIRRLLIGALTLLLITFAIYGLIRFMPGDPTVFALEQMDPGRALNKQEIERMREQFGLNDQVHVAYFKWLSNVARLDLGRSISRKQPVSRLIRERIAPTLTISLTSLVLAYLLSIPLGLYATVRNGKTDERAFSLFLYMLYSFPAFVAALFLQIIFAVKLGWLPLFGMVSDDYAHMSTLDKSWDLFRHALLPVICYTYGGLAMESRFIRSNMMEVMKQDYIRTARAKGVSPLRIVVHHAFRNTLIPFVTLLGLTLPSLLSGSVILEQIFSWPGMGRLFFESIRERDYPTIMGLTLIFSLLTLVAQLLADMLYAIVDPRVRYS; encoded by the coding sequence ATGCTCAGCTACGTGATCCGCCGTCTGCTCATCGGTGCGCTGACACTCTTGTTGATCACTTTTGCCATCTATGGCCTGATCCGTTTCATGCCGGGCGATCCCACCGTCTTCGCCCTCGAGCAAATGGACCCCGGCCGCGCGCTCAACAAACAAGAAATCGAGCGCATGCGCGAGCAGTTCGGACTCAACGATCAAGTTCATGTCGCCTACTTCAAGTGGTTGAGCAATGTCGCGCGGCTCGATCTGGGGCGATCCATCTCGCGCAAGCAACCCGTGTCGCGCCTGATTCGAGAGCGCATCGCGCCGACTCTGACGATTTCGCTCACGTCGCTCGTGCTCGCGTACCTGCTGTCGATCCCCCTGGGCCTCTACGCCACGGTGCGCAACGGCAAGACCGACGAACGCGCGTTCAGTCTCTTCTTGTACATGCTCTACTCGTTTCCGGCCTTCGTCGCCGCGCTGTTTCTCCAAATCATCTTCGCCGTGAAGCTCGGCTGGCTGCCGTTGTTCGGCATGGTCTCTGACGACTATGCACACATGTCGACTCTCGACAAGTCCTGGGATCTCTTCCGGCACGCACTGCTGCCCGTCATCTGCTACACCTACGGCGGATTGGCGATGGAAAGCCGCTTCATCCGCTCGAACATGATGGAGGTGATGAAGCAGGACTACATCCGCACCGCCCGGGCCAAAGGGGTCTCTCCCTTGCGCATCGTCGTGCATCACGCCTTCCGCAATACGCTCATCCCCTTCGTCACGCTGCTCGGGCTGACGTTGCCATCCCTCTTGAGCGGCTCGGTGATCCTGGAGCAGATCTTTTCCTGGCCCGGCATGGGCCGCCTCTTCTTCGAGTCGATCCGCGAGCGCGATTACCCGACGATCATGGGCCTGACGCTCATCTTTTCGTTGCTCACCCTCGTCGCGCAACTGCTGGCCGACATGCTCTACGCCATCGTCGATCCGCGCGTCCGCTACTCGTAA
- a CDS encoding ABC transporter permease, producing the protein MSPPATTLEPPAPAPAPSAAPVVRSRGFWAEAWLRFRRRKLAMIALGYVIFLTIVAIFAPAIAGTKPIVCKYKGQLYFPALGYFNRNWEDPDGIFYKDKFRKIYPENLKKNDPDSWAIWPLVYQDPYRRVREGEWPDQPGNPTGDQGRPNRHNMFGADQQGFDVFAQMVHGTTIALSVGFVSMGIAAAIGITVGAIAGYFGGWADMALSRVIELVMCIPSLVLILALIAILERPSIWHLMAILGCTGWTSIARLTRAEFMKLRDADFVIAAQSIGVSRLRIMLRYILPNALAPILVPISFGIASAILTEAALSFLGFGAPPPNPSWGTLLSAGRSNYQLWWLIVFPGTAIFLAVLAYNLIGEGIQDATDPRIQDPGR; encoded by the coding sequence ATGTCACCCCCCGCCACGACCCTCGAACCGCCTGCTCCCGCGCCCGCCCCCAGTGCGGCGCCGGTCGTGCGTTCGCGCGGCTTCTGGGCCGAGGCCTGGCTCCGCTTTCGTCGCCGCAAGCTGGCGATGATCGCGCTGGGCTATGTGATTTTTCTCACCATCGTAGCCATCTTCGCCCCCGCCATCGCCGGCACGAAGCCGATCGTCTGCAAATACAAGGGCCAGCTCTACTTCCCCGCTCTCGGCTACTTCAACCGCAACTGGGAAGACCCCGATGGCATCTTCTACAAGGACAAATTCCGCAAGATTTACCCCGAGAACCTGAAGAAGAACGATCCCGACAGTTGGGCCATCTGGCCACTCGTCTACCAGGATCCCTACCGCCGCGTGCGCGAGGGGGAATGGCCCGACCAACCGGGCAATCCCACCGGCGATCAGGGGCGGCCGAATCGCCACAACATGTTCGGCGCCGACCAGCAGGGCTTCGACGTCTTCGCCCAGATGGTGCATGGCACCACGATCGCCCTCTCCGTCGGCTTCGTCTCGATGGGCATCGCCGCCGCCATCGGCATTACCGTCGGTGCCATCGCCGGCTACTTCGGCGGCTGGGCCGATATGGCCCTGAGCCGCGTGATCGAGCTGGTGATGTGCATTCCGTCGCTGGTGCTGATCCTGGCGCTGATCGCCATCCTCGAGCGCCCCTCGATCTGGCACCTGATGGCCATCCTCGGCTGCACCGGCTGGACCTCGATCGCGCGCCTGACGCGCGCCGAGTTCATGAAGTTGCGCGACGCCGACTTTGTCATCGCCGCGCAGTCGATCGGCGTCTCGCGCTTGCGCATCATGCTCCGCTACATCCTGCCCAACGCGCTGGCGCCGATTCTGGTGCCGATCAGCTTCGGCATCGCGTCGGCCATTCTGACCGAGGCCGCCCTCAGCTTTCTCGGCTTCGGCGCCCCGCCGCCGAACCCCAGTTGGGGCACGCTGCTCAGCGCCGGTCGATCGAACTACCAGCTCTGGTGGCTGATCGTCTTTCCCGGCACCGCCATCTTCCTCGCCGTGTTGGCTTACAACCTGATCGGCGAAGGCATCCAAGACGCCACCGACCCAAGAATCCAAGACCCCGGCCGGTAG
- a CDS encoding cysteine desulfurase, which produces MTGDQIYLDHNATTPLLPQVAEAMAECAAAGYGNPASQHAAGRHARQTIEAARETIGRILGVDVDTHRGDRILFTSGATEANNLALRGLNPNVTGAIYVSAIEHPSVAGVAEQLRRRGEQVVTLPVTRDGILDLAAAAELIQPGGRLVAVMLGNNDTGILQPIAELSALCRARNVPLFTDAVQGVGKIDVDFRALGVAALSASAHKFHGPPGVGVLVVRPEVSLEPLLFGGFQQGGLRPGTESVALAVGMRCALEGWQQERSARQQRLSELRQRLEAGLRQIWPQAVIHGEQVARLPHTTCVSLVGLDRQALLLALDLAGVAVSTGSACASGSSEPAPALVAAGCAEPLLESALRLSLGGTTTAAEVEQALEKIAQVCRHLQGAKRARNSAGAARRTTHHSL; this is translated from the coding sequence ATGACCGGCGACCAAATCTATCTCGATCACAACGCCACGACCCCCCTCTTGCCCCAGGTGGCAGAGGCGATGGCCGAGTGTGCCGCCGCCGGCTATGGCAACCCGGCCAGTCAACATGCCGCCGGACGCCACGCGCGCCAAACGATCGAAGCCGCGCGGGAAACGATCGGGCGAATCCTGGGGGTCGACGTCGACACGCATCGCGGCGACCGCATCCTCTTCACCAGCGGCGCCACCGAGGCCAACAATCTCGCCCTGCGAGGGCTCAACCCCAACGTGACTGGGGCGATCTACGTTTCCGCCATCGAGCACCCAAGCGTCGCCGGAGTGGCCGAGCAACTGCGGCGGCGGGGCGAGCAGGTCGTCACGTTGCCCGTCACGCGCGACGGTATTCTCGATCTCGCGGCGGCCGCTGAGTTGATTCAGCCTGGCGGTCGCCTGGTGGCCGTCATGCTGGGCAACAACGACACCGGCATCCTGCAACCGATCGCCGAGCTCTCCGCACTCTGCCGTGCGCGGAACGTGCCGCTGTTCACCGACGCCGTCCAAGGGGTGGGCAAGATCGACGTCGACTTCCGCGCCTTGGGCGTGGCCGCCCTTTCGGCCAGTGCCCACAAGTTTCACGGCCCCCCCGGCGTCGGCGTGCTTGTCGTGCGGCCCGAGGTCTCGCTCGAGCCGCTGCTCTTCGGTGGTTTCCAGCAGGGGGGTCTTCGCCCTGGTACGGAATCGGTGGCGCTGGCGGTGGGGATGCGGTGCGCCCTGGAAGGCTGGCAACAGGAGCGATCCGCGCGGCAACAGCGCCTCAGCGAGCTGCGCCAGCGGTTGGAAGCAGGCCTGCGCCAGATTTGGCCCCAGGCCGTCATTCACGGCGAGCAGGTTGCCCGGCTCCCCCATACAACGTGCGTCAGCCTGGTGGGGCTCGATCGCCAGGCCCTGCTGCTGGCACTGGACCTAGCCGGGGTTGCTGTTTCGACCGGTTCGGCCTGTGCGAGCGGGTCGAGTGAACCCGCGCCGGCGCTCGTGGCGGCGGGCTGCGCAGAACCCCTCCTCGAGAGCGCCCTGCGGCTGAGCCTGGGGGGGACGACGACGGCTGCCGAGGTCGAGCAGGCGCTCGAGAAAATCGCCCAGGTTTGCCGCCATCTGCAAGGGGCGAAACGGGCTCGAAATTCAGCCGGCGCGGCTCGCCGGACGACCCACCATTCGCTATAA